A window of Malania oleifera isolate guangnan ecotype guangnan chromosome 5, ASM2987363v1, whole genome shotgun sequence contains these coding sequences:
- the LOC131155653 gene encoding protein RADIALIS-like 6 yields MKRDYQSVVGESAPTRPSWTRSENEVFDEGLVQFPEGTPDRWEKIAGLLSEKSPAEVQEHYEALVFDVDEIEPGRTELPHYADEPSASKDSGSSQTYLFTRGLGSKTKSKLKWKPKRSPLASTIDSSEVPPPTTSGSSPAQPSPSPESQPSTP; encoded by the exons ATGAAGCGTGATTATCAGTCTGTGGTCGGCGAGTCGGCGCCGACTCGGCCCTCTTGGACTCGCTCGGAGAACGAAGTATTTGATGAAGGGCTTGTGCAGTTCCCTGAGGGAACGCCAGACCGGTGGGAAAAGATCGCCGGGCTTCTTTCGGAGAAGTCGCCGGCGGAGGTGCAGGAGCACTACGAGGCATTAGTTTTTGATGTGGACGAGATCGAACCAGGCCGGACCGAGCTCCCGCATTACGCGGACGAACCGTCGGCGAGTAAGGACTCCGGATCGAGTCAGACTTATTTGTTTACGAGGGGACTCGGATCCAAGACGAAGTCGAAGTTGAAATGGAAGCCGAAGAGAAG CCCCCTGGCGAGTACAATTGATAGCAGCGAGGTTCCTCCGCCTACCACCAGCGGCAGCTCCCCGGCCCAGCCCTCACCGTCACCGGAATCGCAGCCATCAACCCCATAA
- the LOC131155883 gene encoding transcription factor MYBS1-like — protein MKNQGNGWSSTGQSSPANQSSLSEEQEHGENSGHEVNETEMEAAGPAAPPHYAHQLLAATKSKKEMEAAGSAAPPHYAHQLPAATKSKKEMEAAGSATPLHYDHQLPTSDDHTATKSKKRKRGNWTEQEHRLFLEGLEKHGEGNWVNISREVGTRTAVQVSSHAQKFYGHPEAKKMNENKNSVFDNTIDAHSHSSTESEAPGGNSCSGSSRPPADQLPPRSPPPSPSPPSLQTLNLSPR, from the exons ATGAAGAATCAAGGGAATGGATGGTCGTCGACCGGGCAGTCATCGCCGGCTAATCAGTCGTCGCTGTCGGAGGAGCAGGAGCACGGAGAGAACTCGGGCCATGAAGTGAATGAGACGGAGATGGAAGCTGCAGGCCCTGCTGCGCCCCCACATTACGCACACCAATTGCTGGCGGCAACGAAGTCCAAGAAGGAGATGGAAGCTGCAGGCTCGGCTGCGCCCCCACATTACGCACACCAATTGCCGGCGGCAACGAAGTCCAAGAAGGAGATGGAAGCTGCAGGCTCGGCTACGCCCCTACATTACGATCACCAATTGCCGACGAGTGATGACCATACGGCAACGAAGTCCAAGAAACGCAAACGCGGTAACTGGACTGAACAAGAACACAG GTTATTTCTGGAGGGACTTGAAAAACACGGGGAGGGTAATTGGGTGAACATCTCAAGGGAAGTGGGCACAAGAACGGCAGTCCAAGTGTCCAGTCATGCACAGAAGTTCTACGGTCATCCGGAGGCCAAGAAGATGAATGAGAACAAGAACAGTGTCTTCGATAACACCATCGACGCCCACAGCCATAGCTCTACGGAGAGTGAGGCTCCTGGTGGTAACAGCTGTAGTGGCAGCAGCCGCCCGCCGGCTGATCAGCTGCCGCCACGTTCGCCTCCACCGTCACCCTCGCCGCCTTccctccaaaccctaaacctaagtcCCCgctaa